One region of Chloroflexota bacterium genomic DNA includes:
- a CDS encoding noncanonical pyrimidine nucleotidase, YjjG family, with protein MKYSWLLFDADGTLFDYDQAEQSALRRTFDDFSLRDEPAYREIYRRINHRLWLDFENGAISSESLRVKRFELLFAEIGVAVNPESFGEKYLNNLANASELMDGAFEIVQVLRAHYQLGLITNGLKAVQRPRLAQSALRDCFAAFVISEEVGAAKPDPAIFDVAFQRMGNPTRDQVLLIGDSLTSDIQGGNNYGIDTCWFNPARAPRNDRVVITYEISRLNDLVRILL; from the coding sequence ATGAAATACAGTTGGCTTCTCTTCGATGCCGATGGCACGTTGTTCGATTACGACCAGGCAGAACAATCGGCGCTCAGGCGAACGTTCGATGACTTTTCCCTTCGCGACGAACCGGCTTATCGAGAAATCTATCGGCGCATCAATCATCGTCTCTGGCTTGACTTTGAGAACGGCGCGATTTCATCCGAGTCGCTCAGAGTCAAGCGGTTCGAATTGCTGTTTGCGGAAATTGGCGTCGCAGTCAACCCAGAATCTTTCGGTGAAAAATATCTGAACAACTTGGCGAACGCGTCCGAGTTGATGGACGGCGCGTTTGAGATTGTCCAGGTTTTGCGCGCGCACTATCAACTGGGATTGATCACGAACGGCTTGAAAGCCGTTCAACGACCCAGGTTAGCGCAATCGGCGTTGCGCGATTGTTTCGCGGCGTTTGTCATTTCGGAAGAAGTGGGCGCGGCGAAACCGGACCCAGCCATCTTTGATGTTGCGTTTCAACGAATGGGTAATCCAACGCGCGACCAGGTTCTGCTGATCGGCGATAGTTTGACTTCGGACATTCAAGGCGGCAACAACTATGGGATTGATACATGCTGGTTCAATCCAGCGCGCGCGCCGCGTAACGACCGCGTCGTCATCACATACGAAATTAGTCGGTTGAATGATTTGGTGCGAATATTGTTGTAG
- a CDS encoding phosphoribosylaminoimidazolesuccinocarboxamide synthase: protein MINETEIRATIPFAFSESNLLLTGKRAGKVRDGYPLGDHRRLLVTTDRLSAFDRILACVPFKGQVLNQLAAWWFDQTADVIANHKIAVPDPNALVAVNAEPFPVEVIVRGYITGVTTTALWYRYALGEREIYGYRFPDGLQKNQVLPEPIITPTTKGVGGAHDERLTCAEVVAKGFLDAATWDQVQAAALAIFKRGQQIAQRAGLILVDTKYEFGRAPDGQVMLIDEAHTPDSSRFWKADSYAESFARGGEPENFDKEFVRLAYAEKNYRGDGAPPAMPDDLWIAASQRYIQIYEMLTGQTFAPGAYPVEPRLVENLRRTEIMGRG, encoded by the coding sequence ATGATTAACGAAACCGAAATTCGCGCGACAATCCCATTCGCATTCAGCGAATCGAATTTACTGCTCACCGGGAAACGAGCTGGCAAGGTACGCGATGGATATCCACTCGGTGACCACCGGCGTTTGCTCGTGACGACGGATCGCCTCTCCGCGTTTGATCGCATTCTCGCGTGCGTGCCGTTCAAAGGGCAAGTGCTCAACCAACTCGCGGCGTGGTGGTTCGATCAAACGGCGGACGTGATTGCGAATCACAAAATCGCCGTGCCCGATCCGAACGCGCTCGTTGCGGTAAATGCCGAGCCGTTCCCGGTCGAAGTGATCGTGCGCGGTTATATCACCGGCGTGACGACGACCGCGTTGTGGTATCGCTATGCGCTCGGCGAGCGCGAGATTTACGGTTATCGTTTTCCGGATGGCTTGCAGAAAAACCAGGTCTTGCCGGAACCGATCATCACGCCGACGACAAAAGGCGTTGGCGGCGCGCACGACGAACGCCTGACCTGCGCCGAGGTCGTCGCGAAAGGATTTCTCGACGCGGCGACCTGGGATCAGGTTCAAGCCGCCGCGCTCGCGATTTTCAAACGCGGACAGCAAATCGCCCAACGCGCGGGATTGATTCTGGTGGACACCAAATACGAGTTCGGTCGCGCGCCCGATGGTCAAGTCATGTTGATTGACGAGGCGCACACGCCGGACTCGTCGCGTTTTTGGAAGGCGGACTCGTACGCGGAATCGTTTGCGCGCGGCGGCGAGCCGGAAAATTTCGACAAGGAGTTTGTGCGGCTCGCGTACGCCGAGAAAAATTATCGCGGCGACGGCGCGCCGCCGGCAATGCCGGACGATTTGTGGATCGCCGCGAGCCAACGCTACATTCAAATCTACGAAATGTTGACTGGGCAAACGTTTGCGCCGGGCGCGTATCCAGTCGAACCGCGGTTGGTGGAGAATTTGCGGAGGACAGAAATTATGGGACGCGGATGA